The Ancylothrix sp. D3o DNA segment TGGGATGCGAATGTGCCGGCCTGAATTTTTGCAAAAATTACAACAACTTGCCCGTCAATTTGGCATTCTTTTAATTTACGATGAAGTGATGACCGGCTTCGGACGCACCGGCCAATTATTCGCTTGTTTAAAATCGCAAACCACCCCCGATTTATTATGCCTTTCCAAAGGAATCTCCGGCGGATGTTTGCCGCTTTCTGTAACGATTTCCAGCGAAGAAATTTATCAAGCCTTTTACAACGATCAACCCCAACAAGCCTTTTTACACGGTCATTCCTACACCGGCAACCCGCTTGCTTGTAGCGTTGGAGTCAAATCTTTAGAATTACTAGAACAAAACCCCGCCTATCAAAACCTCGAAACCCAACACCGCTATTTTTTAAACAAATGGTTGGCAGATCATCCCCTCATTGAAAACACCCGCATTTGCGGTACAATTTCCGCAATGGAAGTCAAAACAGAAACAGAAAGCGGCTATTTTAACGCCATTGCCCCAATTCTTAAAGCCAGATTTTTAGAAGAAGGCTTTTTATTGCGTCCCCTTGGTAATACTATATATATGATGCCGCCTTACTGCATTACTGCTGACGAATTGGAATCAATTTATCAAGTAATTCGCCGCGTCCTTGATAGCCTTTAGGAGTCTTACAAATGGTCTTAACTTCCGTTATTTCTACTACCCCAGACTGGAATAATTTTGCTGAACGTTCTCTTGCAGGAGAATGTCTTTCTCGTCAAGAATCTTTGGCTGTTTTGCAAGCACCTGATGAAGTATTATTAGACCAACTTAGCGCCGCTTTTAAAGTCCGCCGGCACTATTGGGGAAACCGTGTACGTTTGCATTATTTACTTAATGCACAAAGTGGTCTTTGTCCCGAAGATTGCCATTATTGTTCGCAATCAAAAATATCAACGGCTGAAATTGAAAAATATCCGCTTTTGGCAAAGGAAAAAATCTTAGAAGCTGCCGAAAGAGCAAAACAACTGAAAGCCGGCACTTTTTGCATGGTGATTTCGGGCCGGTCGCCCAATGAATCAACTTTTAGCCGTGTATTAGATGCCGTTCAAACTGTCAAGCAAAATTATGATTTAAAGATTTGTGCTTGTTTGGGATTGTTGAGTGAAGAACAAACAAAAAGACTGGCAGCGGCGGGGGTGGATCGAGTTAATCATAATTTGAATACTTCTGAATCAAATCATGCAAGTATTTGTTCAACTCATACCTTTGATCACCGGCTGGAAACCG contains these protein-coding regions:
- the bioB gene encoding biotin synthase BioB, which produces MVLTSVISTTPDWNNFAERSLAGECLSRQESLAVLQAPDEVLLDQLSAAFKVRRHYWGNRVRLHYLLNAQSGLCPEDCHYCSQSKISTAEIEKYPLLAKEKILEAAERAKQLKAGTFCMVISGRSPNESTFSRVLDAVQTVKQNYDLKICACLGLLSEEQTKRLAAAGVDRVNHNLNTSESNHASICSTHTFDHRLETVNHVKAAGITTCSGGILGMGESNDDVIDLALSLRNLGVTSVPVNFLIPIPGTPFAGLQALNPRQCLRILCLFRFLLPSQEIRIAGGREVHLRSLQPLGLYAANSIFVGDYLTTPGQAANQDWEMIKDSGFVLESADGSPLG